A genomic window from Candidatus Nitrosoglobus terrae includes:
- a CDS encoding AsmA family protein, whose translation MKKFLKILFSTFAVIILLVVIAAVVLPFIINPNDFKPQIVAQVKKITGRELTLDGDIDLSLFPWLGATIQKVSLSNPPNFGDIPFVKVDDMEVRVKLLPLLRKEVEMDTVILSGLDLNLIRNANGETNWEDLTTAKTQEQPLETKPSEGTEPEAPPIAGLAIGGLKIEEARISWQDETQHVNYTIDHLNLETDPLVLGEPTQIKLTSDFSSTQPKMNGNLGFSGSVAADLEANRYQLQNTDIKLTATGSDLPVEQLALQLGADIDAAMADQQIAVNNLKLISQVKSTQFPKPVEATLATAAKVDLNKGTLSLPNLYLTAFGVKLKAQVEGADLLTNPNFSGRIASNQFNPRKVAKSLAIALPAIDETPLNKAQLGLKFSGSPKDFNLQRFIVKLDENILQGAVKGDPEAKQYHVNGLKLNAKVKSPQFPKPLNATLTTGADVDLNKGTISLPNLVLATLGVKLNSQINGTSLLTTPNFSGQINSNQFNPRQVAKALAITLPAAADQMPLEKAELGLKFSGSAKSFDAQHFIVKLDDSTVQGAVKGNLETQQYQVSGLQLNANVKSSQFPDPLIATLTTGATADLKKGTLSLPDLYLAALGVKLNGQINGTDLQTNPNFSGQIDSNSFNPRQVAKALAIEIPTTTDKTALSKAQLGLKFSGTPNSFDAKQLTVKLDQSTLQGTAAIDNFQQPAIRYNLALDTINADRYLPPSSTAAPASAPPVSPGAGAAASASSLPVEELRALNINGLVKIGQLIINNLHTQDISVPLNAKDGLIALNPLSAKLYQGTYAGNMRLDARGQTPQLAIDEKLANIQAGPLLKDFMGDDKLQGLANLNAKLTANGATPEAIKSTLNGTAGFSFTDGAIKGFDIAGRIRQALAAVGGVGGALLSKLSPNNGKSSEKTDFSALKGTITATNGLLQNSDLDIQSPFLRVGGKGSANLVTEALNYQLGVAIVKTIEGQGGDPLTDLKGITIPMKIGGTLSDPKYSFDVANLIKAKGEKLIKEGVQKGLNDLLGTQPGGEGGEALSPEKQLKEGIEKGIKNKLKGLFN comes from the coding sequence ATGAAGAAATTCTTAAAAATCCTTTTTTCAACCTTTGCAGTTATTATTTTGCTCGTTGTTATTGCAGCGGTCGTGCTACCTTTTATCATTAACCCTAATGATTTCAAGCCACAGATTGTAGCTCAAGTCAAAAAAATAACGGGCCGAGAGCTTACCTTGGACGGAGATATCGATCTCAGCCTCTTTCCTTGGTTAGGAGCAACTATTCAAAAAGTTAGCCTAAGCAACCCACCCAATTTTGGGGATATTCCTTTTGTTAAAGTGGACGATATGGAGGTTCGGGTAAAACTTTTACCGCTGCTTAGAAAAGAGGTTGAAATGGATACCGTCATACTCAGCGGCCTTGACCTGAATCTGATCCGTAATGCTAATGGGGAAACCAACTGGGAAGATCTAACCACAGCGAAAACACAAGAGCAGCCACTAGAAACTAAACCTTCAGAAGGAACTGAACCAGAAGCCCCTCCTATTGCTGGCCTTGCCATTGGCGGCCTCAAAATTGAGGAAGCTCGGATTAGCTGGCAGGATGAAACCCAACATGTCAACTATACTATCGATCATCTAAACTTAGAGACCGATCCCCTAGTACTTGGGGAGCCTACTCAAATAAAACTTACCTCTGATTTTAGCTCAACTCAGCCAAAAATGAATGGGAATTTAGGCTTCAGTGGTAGCGTTGCTGCCGATTTAGAAGCAAATCGCTACCAACTTCAAAATACTGATATCAAGCTTACCGCCACAGGTTCAGATTTGCCTGTTGAGCAACTTGCATTACAGCTAGGCGCTGATATCGATGCCGCTATGGCTGATCAGCAAATAGCAGTGAATAACCTTAAACTCATTAGCCAAGTTAAATCTACTCAGTTTCCAAAACCTGTAGAAGCTACCCTTGCTACGGCAGCTAAAGTAGATTTGAATAAAGGCACGCTTAGCTTGCCCAATTTATATTTAACGGCCTTCGGGGTTAAATTAAAAGCTCAGGTAGAAGGGGCAGATTTATTGACTAACCCTAATTTTAGTGGCCGCATTGCCAGCAATCAGTTTAACCCGCGCAAGGTAGCTAAAAGCCTAGCTATTGCGCTTCCAGCTATCGATGAGACTCCGTTAAATAAAGCACAGCTCGGATTAAAGTTCTCTGGCTCACCTAAAGATTTTAATCTACAACGCTTTATCGTCAAACTTGATGAAAACATCTTGCAAGGCGCAGTGAAGGGAGATCCTGAAGCCAAACAATATCACGTTAACGGCTTAAAATTAAATGCTAAGGTGAAATCCCCGCAGTTCCCTAAACCCTTAAACGCCACACTTACTACAGGGGCTGATGTGGATCTAAACAAAGGTACGATCTCGTTACCGAATCTGGTCTTAGCAACTCTAGGGGTTAAACTAAATAGTCAAATTAATGGAACCAGCTTACTCACCACTCCCAACTTCAGTGGCCAGATTAATAGTAATCAATTTAACCCACGCCAAGTGGCTAAAGCGCTGGCCATTACATTACCTGCCGCTGCTGATCAGATGCCTCTAGAGAAAGCTGAGCTAGGGTTAAAATTTTCTGGATCAGCTAAAAGCTTTGATGCTCAACACTTTATAGTTAAGCTTGATGACAGCACGGTGCAAGGCGCGGTGAAGGGCAATCTTGAGACTCAGCAATATCAGGTGAGCGGGCTTCAGTTAAACGCTAACGTAAAATCATCTCAATTTCCAGATCCATTAATTGCTACCCTAACCACAGGAGCCACTGCAGATCTAAAGAAAGGAACCCTCTCTTTACCTGATTTATATCTAGCCGCCTTAGGGGTAAAACTTAACGGACAAATAAACGGTACGGATTTACAAACCAACCCCAACTTTAGTGGTCAGATCGATAGTAATTCATTCAATCCACGTCAAGTGGCTAAAGCACTTGCCATCGAAATTCCAACCACTACGGATAAAACTGCCCTCAGTAAAGCTCAGCTCGGGTTAAAATTCTCGGGTACACCCAATAGCTTTGATGCTAAACAGCTCACTGTCAAATTAGATCAAAGTACCCTGCAAGGCACAGCCGCAATAGATAATTTCCAACAACCCGCTATCCGCTACAATTTAGCACTGGATACAATTAATGCAGATCGTTATCTCCCGCCCTCCTCTACAGCAGCGCCTGCATCAGCTCCCCCCGTCTCTCCTGGGGCTGGTGCGGCAGCGAGTGCGAGCAGCCTTCCGGTCGAAGAGCTACGAGCGCTTAATATCAACGGTTTGGTAAAGATAGGCCAGCTTATAATCAATAATCTCCACACTCAGGATATAAGCGTTCCATTAAATGCTAAAGATGGCCTCATAGCGCTCAATCCTCTGTCTGCTAAACTCTATCAAGGTACCTATGCGGGTAATATGCGCCTAGACGCGCGTGGCCAGACCCCACAACTGGCTATTGATGAAAAACTCGCTAATATCCAAGCCGGTCCTCTGCTTAAAGACTTTATGGGAGATGATAAACTCCAAGGGCTGGCTAATCTTAACGCCAAGCTAACCGCTAATGGAGCTACCCCAGAAGCTATTAAAAGCACCCTTAACGGTACTGCCGGATTCTCGTTTACCGATGGGGCTATCAAAGGCTTTGATATTGCCGGCCGTATTCGACAGGCTTTAGCGGCTGTAGGGGGCGTAGGCGGAGCTTTGCTTTCCAAACTATCGCCTAACAACGGCAAAAGCTCAGAGAAAACAGATTTCTCTGCGCTAAAAGGAACTATCACCGCCACTAATGGCCTACTTCAAAATTCAGATCTTGATATTCAATCGCCTTTTCTTCGAGTCGGTGGCAAAGGTAGTGCCAACCTAGTGACAGAAGCCCTCAACTATCAATTGGGGGTGGCTATTGTCAAAACTATTGAAGGCCAAGGAGGAGATCCGTTAACTGATCTAAAAGGGATTACCATTCCCATGAAAATTGGGGGTACGTTATCTGATCCCAAATATTCATTTGATGTCGCAAATCTGATTAAAGCGAAAGGTGAAAAACTTATCAAAGAGGGGGTACAAAAAGGGCTAAACGATCTTTTAGGAACCCAGCCAGGGGGGGAAGGGGGAGAAGCGCTCTCTCCTGAAAAACAGCTAAAAGAAGGTATAGAAAAAGGAATTAAAAACAAGCTAAAAGGGCTTTTTAACTAG
- a CDS encoding cytochrome C assembly family protein, whose protein sequence is MLLIPIKSLLGIICYCIASAALLQRLLSGDTHGISKQLSRWFGFAGVAFHAFVLASRLFTALGINLSFTDALSTAAWLMALLLLITSLKNPVENMGIGVYPFAAITLELQYLFPSQHIIIAFSAESSLASKPLEIHILISFIAYSLCALAAMHAILLAIQDRYIRNKRPGGFIRTLPPLQTMETLLFRILIAGFVLLSFSLLSGIIFLEDIFAQHLAHKTVFSIVAWLVFGILLWGRWRFGWRGQTAIYWTLSGFFFLMLAYFGSKLVLEIILHRV, encoded by the coding sequence ATGTTGCTTATACCTATTAAGAGTCTGCTTGGAATTATCTGCTATTGCATTGCAAGCGCCGCCCTATTACAGCGCTTATTAAGCGGAGATACCCATGGTATCAGCAAGCAGCTGAGTCGCTGGTTTGGGTTTGCAGGTGTAGCTTTTCATGCCTTTGTGCTTGCAAGCCGCCTGTTCACAGCATTGGGGATTAATCTAAGTTTTACCGATGCCTTATCTACTGCAGCTTGGTTAATGGCACTACTCCTATTAATTACTAGCCTTAAAAATCCGGTAGAAAATATGGGTATAGGTGTCTATCCTTTTGCTGCTATCACGCTAGAACTACAATACCTATTTCCATCTCAGCATATCATCATTGCTTTCAGCGCTGAATCTAGTTTAGCTTCTAAACCATTAGAGATTCATATTCTTATCTCTTTTATAGCCTATAGTTTATGCGCTTTAGCTGCTATGCACGCTATTTTATTAGCCATCCAAGATCGTTACATCCGTAATAAACGCCCAGGCGGTTTTATTAGGACTCTACCTCCATTGCAAACAATGGAAACTCTGCTATTTCGGATTCTTATTGCTGGATTTGTGCTGCTCTCCTTTAGCTTACTCAGTGGCATTATTTTTCTAGAAGACATATTTGCCCAACATCTAGCCCATAAAACTGTATTTTCAATCGTCGCTTGGCTTGTATTTGGAATCCTACTGTGGGGGCGCTGGCGTTTCGGTTGGAGGGGGCAAACTGCAATTTACTGGACTCTTAGCGGTTTTTTCTTTCTAATGCTAGCTTATTTTGGCAGTAAATTAGTATTAGAAATTATATTACACCGTGTTTAA
- the ffh gene encoding signal recognition particle protein, with product MFNNLTGRFGQILKQLRGQARLTDENIKDTLREVRVALLEADVALPVVRDFTAKIQQRAIGQEVMGSLTPGQALIKIVHDELMIVMGEAAQDLKLDVRPPAVILVAGLQGSGKTTTVAKLARWLTERQKKSVLVTSTDIYRPAAIDQLETLANEVGVAFYPSSTDQDPVFIAKKAVEQARSRLFDVLIIDTAGRLHVDEQMMAEIKNLHEAITPTETLFVVDSMTGQDAANTARVFNDSLALTGIILTKVDGDARGGAALSIRQITGKPIKFIGMGEKTVAFELFHPDRLASRILGMGDILSLVEELEQKFDKDEAEKLAKKLKKGKSFGLEDFRQQLQQMSKMGGISSLIDKLPGISLPAGAAEQVNDRELARLEAIINSMTHQERRRPEIIKSSRKKRISAGSGTQVQEVNRLLKQFSQMQKMMKQMSHKGGLDKLMRGIKGGLPPRMPF from the coding sequence ATGTTTAATAATTTAACAGGGCGGTTTGGCCAAATCTTGAAACAGCTACGAGGCCAAGCCCGTCTAACTGATGAGAATATTAAAGATACTCTAAGGGAAGTACGTGTTGCTTTGCTGGAGGCCGATGTTGCGTTGCCGGTAGTACGGGATTTTACTGCTAAAATCCAACAACGCGCGATTGGGCAGGAAGTAATGGGCAGCCTAACTCCAGGTCAAGCGCTTATTAAGATAGTACATGATGAGCTGATGATCGTAATGGGAGAAGCAGCACAAGATCTAAAGCTTGATGTTCGCCCTCCTGCAGTTATTTTAGTGGCGGGCTTACAAGGATCTGGTAAAACCACTACGGTAGCTAAACTTGCTCGCTGGCTAACTGAGAGGCAAAAAAAATCAGTGCTGGTAACAAGTACGGATATTTATCGACCTGCAGCCATTGATCAACTTGAGACACTAGCCAATGAGGTAGGGGTTGCTTTTTATCCTAGCAGTACTGACCAAGATCCCGTTTTTATTGCTAAGAAAGCCGTTGAACAAGCTAGGTCCCGGTTATTTGATGTGCTTATTATTGATACTGCCGGTCGACTGCATGTCGATGAACAGATGATGGCAGAAATTAAGAATTTGCACGAGGCCATTACACCGACTGAGACGCTATTTGTAGTAGATAGTATGACTGGACAGGATGCTGCAAATACGGCTCGCGTTTTTAATGACTCTTTGGCGCTTACAGGGATTATCTTAACTAAAGTAGATGGTGATGCTCGAGGGGGAGCGGCTTTATCTATTAGGCAAATTACGGGTAAGCCGATTAAATTTATTGGTATGGGTGAGAAAACAGTGGCCTTTGAGCTTTTTCATCCTGATCGTTTGGCTTCTCGTATTCTGGGTATGGGTGATATCCTTAGCTTGGTGGAGGAGCTAGAGCAGAAGTTTGACAAAGATGAAGCGGAAAAACTTGCGAAAAAACTTAAGAAAGGTAAGAGTTTTGGTTTAGAAGATTTTCGCCAACAGTTACAGCAAATGAGCAAAATGGGCGGGATCTCAAGTTTAATTGATAAGCTTCCCGGGATAAGCTTACCTGCAGGTGCAGCAGAGCAGGTTAATGATCGAGAACTGGCTCGGTTGGAGGCAATTATTAACTCTATGACTCATCAGGAACGTCGACGGCCAGAGATTATTAAAAGTTCTCGCAAAAAGCGTATTTCAGCTGGATCTGGTACTCAGGTACAGGAGGTTAACCGGCTGCTGAAGCAGTTTAGCCAGATGCAAAAAATGATGAAACAAATGTCTCATAAAGGGGGGCTGGATAAGTTAATGCGGGGGATAAAAGGTGGATTGCCACCAAGAATGCCATTTTAA
- the rpsP gene encoding 30S ribosomal protein S16: protein MVVIRLARGGAKKRPFYTIVVADKRNRRDGRYIERLGFFNPIASGGEIPVHMDMDRVNYWLSQGAQPSDRVAQLVKSCSSTAK from the coding sequence ATGGTGGTTATTCGTTTAGCAAGAGGTGGGGCGAAAAAGCGTCCTTTTTATACTATTGTTGTAGCAGATAAACGTAATAGACGTGATGGACGTTACATTGAGCGGCTAGGATTCTTTAACCCTATTGCAAGCGGTGGAGAAATCCCCGTGCACATGGATATGGATCGGGTTAATTATTGGTTATCTCAGGGTGCCCAACCCTCTGATCGAGTTGCTCAGCTGGTTAAATCCTGCTCATCTACAGCAAAATAG
- the rimM gene encoding ribosome maturation factor RimM (Essential for efficient processing of 16S rRNA), with protein sequence MEQNTEDNNNRYVLIGHISGLYGVQGWVRVHSYTEPQNNILHYMPWYLRQDSGWLERKLINGRVHGKSIVVALEGINNRDLATSWVNHEIAVHCRQLLPLGRDEYYWADLIGLQVVTEYGVVLGQVNQLLETGANDVLVVQGERERLIPFLIGLTIKQIDCTQKLMTVSWDPDF encoded by the coding sequence TTGGAGCAAAATACAGAAGACAATAATAACCGTTATGTCCTTATTGGGCATATTTCAGGGTTATATGGTGTCCAGGGGTGGGTTCGAGTGCACTCCTATACGGAACCTCAAAATAATATTTTGCACTATATGCCTTGGTATTTGCGGCAAGATAGCGGTTGGTTGGAACGAAAGCTGATAAATGGGCGTGTGCATGGTAAGAGTATTGTGGTGGCTCTAGAAGGTATTAATAACCGAGATTTAGCTACATCATGGGTTAATCATGAAATTGCTGTTCATTGTAGACAGTTACTTCCCTTAGGTAGGGATGAATACTATTGGGCCGATCTAATCGGGTTGCAGGTAGTTACTGAATATGGTGTTGTGCTTGGTCAGGTTAATCAACTACTTGAGACCGGGGCTAATGATGTGCTTGTTGTTCAAGGAGAACGAGAACGATTGATTCCCTTTTTAATTGGATTAACCATAAAACAAATAGATTGTACACAAAAATTAATGACAGTTAGCTGGGATCCGGATTTTTAG
- the trmD gene encoding tRNA (guanosine(37)-N1)-methyltransferase TrmD, which produces MYFGVVTLFPSMFNALTDYGVIGRAIKRGIAKLSLWNPRDFSYDRHRTVDDRPYGGGPGMVMGFQPLRDAIRAGRDQLGERSRVLYLSPQGKRLDQARLKTLVAKEALLLVAGRYEGVDERLIEQEVDEEWSIGDYVLSGGELAAMVLIDGVVRLLPEVLGAEDSAQQDSFVNGLLDYPHYTRPEIIEGHRVPSVLLSGDHKAIYRWRLKQALGRTWVKRPDLLNKRVLDREQQHLLMEFIQEYYGK; this is translated from the coding sequence GTGTATTTTGGCGTAGTTACCTTGTTTCCGAGCATGTTCAACGCGTTGACGGATTATGGAGTGATAGGACGCGCTATAAAACGAGGAATAGCTAAGTTAAGCTTATGGAACCCTAGGGATTTTTCTTATGATCGGCACCGTACTGTAGACGATCGACCCTATGGAGGGGGTCCGGGTATGGTGATGGGGTTTCAACCTCTGCGGGATGCCATTCGTGCTGGACGAGATCAACTAGGAGAGAGATCCCGTGTATTGTATCTTTCTCCTCAGGGGAAGCGGTTAGATCAGGCAAGATTAAAGACGTTAGTGGCCAAAGAGGCACTACTTTTAGTTGCTGGGCGTTATGAGGGAGTGGATGAGCGCCTTATTGAACAGGAAGTGGATGAAGAGTGGTCTATTGGAGACTACGTTTTAAGCGGGGGAGAGCTAGCTGCGATGGTGCTGATTGATGGGGTGGTACGCCTACTACCAGAGGTATTGGGTGCAGAGGATTCTGCACAGCAGGATTCCTTTGTAAATGGCTTGTTAGATTACCCCCATTACACTCGACCTGAGATCATTGAAGGACATCGGGTGCCCTCAGTATTACTTAGCGGTGATCATAAAGCAATTTACCGTTGGCGACTAAAACAGGCTTTGGGGCGTACTTGGGTTAAGCGGCCAGATTTGTTAAATAAGCGAGTATTAGATCGAGAGCAGCAACATTTACTTATGGAATTTATTCAAGAATATTATGGGAAATAG
- the rplS gene encoding 50S ribosomal protein L19, translating to MSNGTNIIKAIEAEQLKQDLPEFNPGDTVQVQVRVKEGSRERLQAFEGVVIAKRNRGLNSSFTVRKVSHGEGVERVFQTHSPVLASIQVKRQGNVRRAKLYYLRDRTGKAARIKEKI from the coding sequence ATGAGCAACGGTACTAATATTATTAAAGCCATTGAAGCTGAACAATTAAAACAGGATCTACCAGAATTTAATCCAGGAGATACGGTTCAGGTACAAGTTCGGGTAAAAGAAGGTAGCCGGGAGCGTCTGCAGGCTTTTGAAGGGGTGGTCATCGCTAAGCGTAATCGCGGCCTGAATTCTTCTTTTACCGTACGAAAAGTCTCCCATGGAGAAGGTGTTGAACGGGTTTTTCAAACCCATAGCCCTGTACTAGCGAGTATTCAGGTGAAACGCCAAGGTAATGTGCGTCGCGCTAAGCTTTATTATTTACGTGATCGAACAGGTAAAGCAGCTCGCATTAAAGAAAAAATTTAA
- a CDS encoding methylated-DNA--[protein]-cysteine S-methyltransferase — translation MPMVNPNYDAVIATSLGRLGLSTFKKGLAGLDFLAPETPERLPVSPVACEAVAQLQAYFSDPRIMFTLPLFPQGTVFQKRIWETLNTIPMGLTVTYGTLASQLKTSARAIGGACRANPLPIFIPCHRVVSKQGLGGYSGAITGPHLDTKIWLLRHEAGSASSKF, via the coding sequence ATGCCTATGGTAAATCCCAATTATGATGCCGTTATAGCAACTTCTTTAGGAAGATTGGGGTTATCTACTTTTAAGAAAGGGCTAGCTGGGTTGGATTTTTTAGCCCCAGAAACGCCAGAGCGTCTTCCCGTTTCTCCAGTTGCCTGTGAAGCTGTTGCTCAGCTTCAGGCTTATTTTTCTGATCCTAGAATAATGTTTACGTTACCGCTTTTTCCTCAAGGTACCGTATTTCAAAAACGGATTTGGGAGACTCTAAATACTATACCCATGGGTTTAACTGTCACCTATGGTACGCTTGCTAGCCAGCTAAAGACAAGCGCAAGAGCAATAGGGGGAGCGTGCCGTGCTAACCCTTTGCCGATCTTTATTCCCTGTCATCGGGTAGTATCTAAGCAAGGTTTAGGTGGCTATAGCGGTGCTATAACAGGACCTCATTTGGATACTAAGATATGGTTATTACGCCATGAGGCAGGGAGTGCCAGTAGTAAGTTTTAA
- the xerD gene encoding site-specific tyrosine recombinase XerD, translating to MRQGVPVVSFKSGILKIDQEYLAHFLESLWLEKGLAENTVAAYRSDLKAFSKWLYPQGRVLIEAQREDLLTYLTHQLDRGKKAGSIARSLASLRCFYGYLVREKICVNDPSTRIESPKLGRSLPNSLTEKEVEVLLVTPDPSCVLGLRDRAMLEALYATGLRVSELVSLTLSQINIRQGVVRLSGKGNKERLVPLGEIALSWLDRYYCEVRPELLKGQVSDILFLTRRKTAMTRQAFWYLIKRYARQAGIQKTLSPHTLRHAFATHLLNHGADLRVVQMLLGHRDLSTTQIYTHVAMDRLQQLHQQHHPRG from the coding sequence ATGAGGCAGGGAGTGCCAGTAGTAAGTTTTAAAAGTGGGATTTTAAAAATCGATCAAGAATACTTGGCACATTTTCTGGAGTCTCTTTGGTTAGAAAAGGGATTGGCAGAAAACACTGTAGCCGCTTATCGTTCCGATCTGAAAGCTTTCTCTAAGTGGCTATATCCTCAAGGGCGAGTATTAATTGAGGCACAGCGGGAGGATTTATTAACCTATCTTACCCATCAGCTGGATAGGGGTAAAAAAGCTGGAAGTATAGCGCGATCCCTTGCTAGTTTACGCTGTTTTTATGGATATTTAGTACGGGAGAAAATTTGTGTTAATGATCCTAGCACTCGTATTGAATCGCCTAAACTTGGAAGATCTCTACCTAATTCATTAACTGAAAAGGAAGTAGAAGTACTCCTTGTGACTCCAGATCCTAGTTGTGTCCTAGGCTTACGGGATCGGGCAATGCTAGAAGCCTTATATGCAACAGGGCTACGGGTTTCTGAATTAGTAAGTTTAACTTTATCCCAGATCAATATTCGGCAGGGTGTGGTACGCTTAAGTGGTAAAGGGAATAAAGAGCGCTTAGTGCCTTTAGGGGAGATAGCACTCAGTTGGCTAGACCGTTACTACTGTGAAGTGCGCCCAGAGCTACTTAAAGGGCAAGTAAGTGACATACTATTTCTTACTCGGCGTAAAACTGCTATGACTCGGCAAGCTTTCTGGTATTTAATTAAACGTTATGCCCGCCAAGCTGGGATCCAAAAGACGCTTTCACCTCATACTTTACGCCATGCCTTTGCTACCCATCTCCTAAATCACGGAGCAGATCTACGGGTAGTGCAGATGTTGCTTGGGCACAGGGATCTTTCAACGACGCAAATCTATACTCATGTGGCGATGGATCGGTTGCAGCAACTCCATCAGCAACATCATCCCCGCGGATAA
- a CDS encoding YajQ family cyclic di-GMP-binding protein, with the protein MPSFDAVSEIDKHELQNAIDQVNREVSTRFDFRGTEARIEESQGELTLIAESDFQLQQIRAILDIKIAKRGLDIGCLEAKEPEILGKRARQSVQVRQGIDKETARKIIKIVKESKLKVQAAIQGEQVRISGNKRDDLQQVIALLKEAELSLPLQYINFRD; encoded by the coding sequence ATGCCCTCATTTGATGCGGTCTCTGAGATTGATAAGCATGAATTGCAAAATGCTATCGATCAGGTTAATCGAGAAGTGAGCACTCGTTTTGATTTTCGCGGGACAGAAGCACGTATTGAAGAATCCCAAGGAGAATTAACTTTAATTGCTGAAAGTGATTTTCAACTTCAACAGATACGAGCCATACTAGATATCAAAATAGCTAAACGAGGCTTAGACATAGGCTGCTTAGAGGCTAAAGAGCCAGAGATCTTGGGTAAAAGAGCACGCCAATCCGTTCAGGTTCGGCAAGGTATCGATAAGGAGACCGCGCGTAAAATTATTAAAATTGTGAAGGAGAGTAAACTTAAGGTTCAAGCAGCAATCCAAGGAGAGCAGGTGAGAATTTCAGGTAACAAGAGAGATGATTTACAGCAAGTGATCGCTTTACTTAAAGAGGCTGAGTTAAGTCTACCATTACAGTATATTAATTTTCGCGATTAA
- a CDS encoding DsbC family protein encodes MEKKISGLLFAGTLAVFSVLVVADEKITSVQTALKKFMPGVQLQSIKPTPIPGLYEIVIEGQVLYFSEDGRYAVQGQLVDLATRTNLTEERMNAVRAKAINALDKRDMIVFGPKEAKYTVNIFTDIDCPYCRQMHQHVDEYNKLGIKIRYLSFPRAGIGSASYDKAVAVWCAKDRQQALTQAKADKPIENTANKCKNPVADQFNLGQSLGVNATPTLILDDGTMLPGFIRPQALVSFLEQHYEKTK; translated from the coding sequence ATGGAAAAAAAGATATCGGGCTTATTATTTGCTGGGACACTGGCAGTGTTCTCCGTATTAGTAGTTGCGGATGAGAAGATCACCTCTGTACAAACTGCTTTGAAAAAATTCATGCCAGGCGTTCAGCTACAAAGTATTAAACCTACTCCTATCCCCGGTCTCTATGAAATAGTTATAGAAGGACAGGTACTTTATTTCAGTGAAGATGGTCGCTATGCAGTTCAAGGACAGTTGGTAGATTTAGCCACTCGGACTAACTTGACTGAAGAGCGAATGAACGCGGTACGCGCTAAAGCAATCAATGCTTTGGATAAACGAGATATGATTGTATTTGGCCCTAAAGAGGCTAAATATACAGTTAATATCTTTACTGATATTGACTGTCCTTATTGCCGTCAGATGCACCAGCATGTAGATGAATACAATAAACTAGGAATTAAAATTCGCTATCTCTCTTTCCCTCGAGCGGGTATTGGCTCTGCTTCTTATGATAAAGCTGTAGCCGTGTGGTGCGCTAAAGATCGTCAACAAGCATTAACTCAGGCTAAGGCAGATAAACCGATAGAGAATACTGCTAATAAATGCAAGAATCCAGTCGCTGATCAATTTAATCTAGGTCAATCTCTAGGCGTAAATGCAACGCCTACTTTGATTTTGGATGATGGGACGATGTTGCCTGGATTTATTCGCCCACAAGCACTTGTAAGTTTTTTAGAACAGCACTATGAAAAAACTAAATAA